Proteins encoded together in one Lepus europaeus isolate LE1 chromosome 13, mLepTim1.pri, whole genome shotgun sequence window:
- the LGALSL gene encoding galectin-related protein: MAGSVADSDAVVKLDDGHFNNSLGSPVQADVYFPRLIVPFCGHIKGGMRPGKKVLVMGIVDLNPESFAISLTCGDSEDPPADVAIELKAVFTDRQLLRNSCISGERGEEQSAIPYFPFIPDQPFRVEILCEHPRFRVFVDGHQLFDFYHRIQTLSAIDTIKINGDLQITKLG; encoded by the exons ATGGCGGGATCGGTGGCTGACAGTGATGCCGTGGTG AAACTAGATGATGGGCACTTCAACAACTCCCTGGGCTCTCCGGTTCAAGCCGACGTGTACTTCCCACGACTG ATAGTTCCATTTTGTGGACACATTAAAGGGGGCATGAGACCGGGCAAGAAGGTGCTAGTGATGGGCATTGTGGACCTCAACCCAGAGAG CTTCGCCATCAGCCTGACCTGCGGGGACTCAGAAGACCCTCCTGCCGATGTGGCCATTGAACTCAAGGCTGTGTTCACGGACCGGCAGCTGCTCCGAAACTCTTGCATatcaggggagaggggagaagaacaGTCGGCGATCCCTTACTTTCCATTCATCCCGGACCAGCCGTTCAGG GTGGAAATTCTCTGCGAGCACCCACGTTTCAGGGTGTTTGTGGATGGACACCAACTTTTTGATTTTTACCACCGCATTCAGACATTGTCTGCCATCGACACCATAAAGATAAACGGGGACCTCCAGATCACCAAGCTTGGCTGA